The following are encoded in a window of Arthrobacter sp. OAP107 genomic DNA:
- a CDS encoding isochorismatase family protein produces MSTSPPTGASDSPDGKCSTAAPPPRPCETTRCGSGRFPSDSEAWDITMDVPAGATVIDASTFSKWGPELAAVVPEGGEMVLTGVATDCCVLSTALGALDAGRFVTVVSDACAAVSDEAQQQTLALLQLLSPMCEVVTSRELLARATPAERT; encoded by the coding sequence GTGTCTACTTCGCCACCCACCGGCGCCAGCGACTCTCCGGACGGGAAATGCTCGACCGCAGCGCCGCCGCCCAGACCCTGTGAAACAACCCGCTGTGGATCAGGCCGGTTCCCGTCAGACTCCGAAGCCTGGGACATCACCATGGATGTCCCAGCTGGGGCAACCGTGATCGATGCATCGACGTTCTCCAAGTGGGGACCGGAGCTCGCCGCCGTTGTGCCCGAAGGCGGCGAAATGGTCCTCACCGGGGTGGCCACGGACTGCTGTGTCCTGTCCACCGCCCTCGGCGCCCTGGATGCCGGACGCTTCGTCACCGTCGTTTCCGACGCCTGCGCCGCGGTCAGCGACGAAGCCCAGCAGCAGACCCTGGCCCTCCTGCAGCTGCTCTCGCCGATGTGCGAGGTGGTCACCAGCCGGGAACTCCTCGCGCGAGCCACGCCGGCCGAGCGGACCTGA
- a CDS encoding SCO1664 family protein: MAGCERELTLLTEGGIELLGRIPRSSNETFLVGISAGEDTAYAVYKPEAGERPLSDFEPGLYRRERAAYLLSESLGWGFVPTTVVREEAPLGVGSLQWFIDCDFSEHYFTLYADVPETHPDLARIALFDYVANNTDRKSGHVLRGDDGRVWGIDHGLCFSAIFKLRTVIWDFAGDPIPEALLEDIAPLADAVPEAVAELLDGSEVAALQRRVRRLLHEPVLPVDRTGMRYPWPLV, translated from the coding sequence ATGGCTGGGTGTGAACGCGAGCTGACCCTTCTCACAGAGGGCGGGATCGAGCTGCTCGGACGCATCCCGCGCAGCAGCAACGAGACTTTCCTGGTCGGGATCTCCGCCGGGGAAGACACCGCCTATGCCGTGTACAAGCCGGAGGCCGGGGAGCGGCCGTTGTCCGATTTTGAGCCCGGGCTCTACCGGCGCGAGCGCGCGGCGTACCTGCTCAGCGAGTCCCTGGGCTGGGGATTCGTGCCCACGACGGTGGTCCGAGAGGAGGCACCCCTGGGGGTCGGGTCGCTGCAGTGGTTCATCGATTGCGACTTCAGCGAGCACTACTTCACGCTCTACGCCGACGTCCCGGAGACGCACCCCGACCTGGCGCGGATCGCCCTGTTCGACTACGTCGCCAACAACACTGACCGCAAGAGCGGCCACGTGCTGCGCGGCGACGACGGGCGTGTGTGGGGCATCGACCACGGGCTGTGCTTCTCGGCGATCTTCAAACTTCGCACGGTGATCTGGGACTTCGCCGGCGACCCCATCCCCGAGGCCCTGCTCGAGGACATCGCCCCGCTCGCCGACGCCGTGCCCGAGGCCGTGGCGGAGCTCCTCGACGGTTCCGAGGTCGCCGCCCTGCAGCGCCGGGTCCGCCGCCTGCTGCACGAACCCGTGCTGCCGGTGGACCGCACCGGCATGAGGTATCCCTGGCCGCTGGTGTAG
- a CDS encoding LLM class flavin-dependent oxidoreductase: protein MRFSLFVHMERWDESVSHRECFENLTELALIAEAGGFSTVWIGEHHSMEYTISPSPMPQLAYLAARTSRIRLGAGTIIAPFWNPLRVAGETALLDVISNGRMEVGLARGAYQFEFDRLMGGMSAVDGGKHLREMVPAVRALWEGDYAHDGEVWQFPTSTSVPKPLQRPTPPMWIAARDISSHEFAVANGCNVMVTPLMKGDEEVEDLARKFDTAVENNPGVPRPDLMVLRHTHVHPADEPEGWRRPAEGIQKFYRTFDAWFGNKTTPKNGFLEPSPEEKFADRPEFTPESLHRTAMIGTPAEVIERLRHYEALGVTEFSLWSDNSLTHGEKKRSLELFIEHVVPAFQEQPVAAAR, encoded by the coding sequence ATGCGCTTTTCCCTCTTCGTCCACATGGAGCGCTGGGACGAGTCCGTCTCGCACCGCGAGTGCTTCGAGAACCTGACCGAACTCGCCCTCATCGCCGAGGCCGGCGGCTTCAGCACGGTCTGGATCGGTGAGCACCACTCGATGGAGTACACCATCTCCCCCAGCCCGATGCCGCAGCTCGCGTACCTGGCGGCCCGCACCTCGCGTATCCGCCTCGGCGCCGGCACCATCATCGCGCCCTTCTGGAACCCGCTTCGCGTGGCCGGCGAAACGGCGCTGCTGGACGTCATCAGCAACGGCCGGATGGAAGTGGGACTGGCCCGCGGCGCGTACCAGTTCGAGTTCGACCGGCTCATGGGCGGCATGTCAGCTGTCGACGGCGGCAAGCACCTGCGCGAGATGGTCCCGGCCGTGCGAGCGCTTTGGGAAGGTGACTACGCGCACGACGGCGAGGTATGGCAGTTCCCGACGTCCACCAGCGTCCCGAAGCCGCTGCAGAGGCCGACGCCGCCCATGTGGATCGCCGCCCGCGACATCTCCTCGCACGAGTTCGCAGTCGCCAACGGCTGCAACGTGATGGTGACGCCGCTGATGAAGGGCGACGAGGAGGTGGAGGACCTCGCGCGCAAGTTCGACACCGCCGTGGAGAACAACCCCGGGGTGCCCCGCCCGGACCTCATGGTGCTCCGCCACACCCACGTCCACCCCGCGGACGAGCCCGAGGGCTGGCGGCGTCCGGCCGAGGGCATTCAGAAGTTCTACCGGACGTTCGATGCCTGGTTCGGCAACAAGACGACGCCGAAGAACGGCTTCCTTGAGCCCAGCCCCGAAGAGAAGTTCGCCGACCGCCCCGAGTTCACGCCGGAGTCCCTGCACCGGACGGCGATGATCGGCACACCCGCGGAAGTCATTGAACGGCTCCGCCACTACGAGGCCCTCGGCGTCACCGAGTTCAGCCTCTGGTCCGACAACAGCCTCACGCACGGGGAGAAGAAGCGCTCGCTCGAGCTATTCATCGAGCATGTGGTGCCTGCCTTTCAGGAACAGCCGGTAGCCGCGGCACGCTGA
- a CDS encoding amino acid synthesis family protein, whose amino-acid sequence MTNEHGSGIRKIVYYSEEILLENGASPAVPAVRATAAAVVSNPWLGGNPTDDLSDEVVQLAPVLARKLTEVLAANLGGVDAIEAFGKAAIVGTDGEIEHGAALIHTPFFGNLVREFFEGESIICFADDRGDAGASLVVPLWHKNAAATRTHYQTITTRIGDAPRPGEIVVVLGASTGPRPHSRIGDRLTDPIVKADTLGELVS is encoded by the coding sequence ATGACGAACGAGCACGGGTCCGGCATCCGCAAGATCGTGTACTACAGCGAGGAAATCCTGCTCGAGAACGGCGCCTCCCCCGCCGTTCCCGCCGTCCGCGCCACGGCAGCAGCCGTGGTCAGCAACCCCTGGCTGGGCGGCAACCCGACGGACGATCTCAGCGACGAGGTGGTGCAGCTGGCCCCGGTGCTGGCGCGCAAGCTCACCGAGGTGCTCGCTGCCAACCTCGGCGGCGTTGACGCCATCGAGGCCTTCGGCAAGGCGGCGATTGTGGGCACGGACGGTGAAATCGAGCATGGCGCTGCGCTCATCCACACACCGTTTTTCGGCAATCTCGTCCGTGAGTTCTTCGAAGGCGAATCCATCATCTGCTTCGCCGACGACCGCGGCGACGCGGGCGCCTCCCTCGTCGTACCCCTGTGGCACAAGAACGCCGCAGCAACCCGCACCCACTACCAGACCATCACCACGCGCATCGGTGACGCACCCCGCCCGGGTGAGATCGTCGTCGTCCTCGGTGCCTCAACCGGGCCCCGCCCCCACTCCCGCATCGGTGACCGCCTCACCGACCCCATCGTCAAAGCAGACACCCTAGGAGAACTTGTTTCATGA
- a CDS encoding GntR family transcriptional regulator has translation MQDDLEVVREAADRDGLLDRIRRLVLGGDFPPGAVVPEAFLAQEFDVSRTPIREALKQLQHEGLVEIRPKVGTFVREPTRREIIELFQLKESLEGLAASLLARRGEVQELAVLRRNLEESEMASLTHDTDAYARLVHEFHWTIVRGSDNRKLVEHYERLMNQLAYQRLVLRTVEHPGRLEASTREHRAVLDMIEHKDPFGAESAMRNHVHASSREALTDPAQDRRH, from the coding sequence ATGCAAGATGATCTCGAAGTAGTCAGGGAAGCAGCTGACCGGGACGGGCTCCTGGACCGGATCCGCCGCCTCGTCCTGGGAGGAGACTTTCCCCCGGGCGCAGTCGTCCCCGAGGCTTTCCTCGCCCAGGAGTTCGACGTGAGCCGGACCCCGATCCGGGAAGCGCTCAAACAGCTGCAGCATGAGGGTCTGGTGGAAATCCGCCCGAAGGTTGGCACCTTTGTGCGGGAACCCACCCGCAGGGAGATCATCGAGCTCTTCCAGCTCAAGGAGTCCCTTGAGGGACTGGCGGCATCCCTGCTCGCCCGCCGCGGCGAGGTCCAGGAGCTGGCCGTCCTGCGGCGGAACCTTGAGGAGTCAGAAATGGCTTCGCTCACCCATGACACCGACGCCTATGCCCGGCTGGTGCATGAGTTCCACTGGACGATCGTCCGCGGCTCGGACAACCGCAAGCTTGTTGAGCACTACGAGCGGCTCATGAACCAGCTCGCCTACCAGCGGCTGGTCCTGCGCACGGTTGAACATCCGGGCCGGCTCGAAGCCTCCACCCGCGAACACCGCGCCGTCCTGGACATGATCGAACACAAAGACCCCTTCGGGGCCGAGTCCGCCATGAGGAACCACGTTCACGCCTCATCCCGGGAGGCCCTGACCGACCCGGCGCAAGACCGCCGGCACTGA
- a CDS encoding tautomerase family protein yields MPLIEVSIARGRTPEQLRALIAELHRAAENAVGAVPENTTVIIREIEHEHWSRGNQTIAERNPAAAESRSS; encoded by the coding sequence ATGCCTCTTATCGAAGTTTCCATCGCCCGGGGCCGGACCCCCGAGCAGCTCCGCGCGCTCATCGCCGAGCTGCACCGCGCCGCGGAGAACGCCGTGGGCGCGGTACCGGAAAACACCACCGTCATCATCCGCGAGATTGAGCACGAGCACTGGTCCCGCGGCAACCAGACCATCGCCGAACGCAACCCGGCAGCGGCAGAAAGCAGGAGTTCCTAA
- a CDS encoding amino acid synthesis family protein: protein MSIRKIVTLTEDVLIEGGREVSPAARVAVVAAIVKNPWAGQGFVEDLSAGIDGNASDIGALLAPRVLEALGSPAEAYGKAAIVGLNGEIEHGSGLIHTLAFGNHFRDAAKATTLLPAVEKRGPAGVVFDIPLKHITDATIRSHHQSIEVRINDAPHADEIVIALAAAAQGRPQQRLAAFATETK from the coding sequence ATGAGCATCCGTAAGATCGTCACCCTGACCGAAGACGTCCTCATCGAAGGTGGCCGCGAGGTCAGCCCCGCCGCACGGGTCGCCGTCGTCGCAGCCATCGTCAAGAACCCCTGGGCCGGCCAGGGCTTCGTGGAGGACCTCTCCGCCGGCATCGACGGGAACGCCTCCGACATCGGCGCGCTGCTCGCGCCCCGCGTCCTCGAAGCCCTCGGGTCCCCGGCCGAAGCGTACGGCAAGGCCGCCATCGTGGGCCTGAACGGCGAAATCGAGCACGGCTCCGGGCTCATTCACACGCTGGCCTTCGGAAACCACTTCCGCGACGCCGCCAAGGCCACCACGCTCCTACCCGCAGTGGAAAAGCGCGGCCCGGCAGGTGTTGTCTTCGACATCCCGCTCAAGCACATCACCGACGCCACCATCCGCTCGCACCACCAGAGCATCGAGGTGCGGATCAACGACGCACCGCACGCCGATGAGATCGTGATCGCCCTCGCCGCCGCTGCCCAGGGACGGCCCCAGCAGCGCCTGGCAGCGTTCGCCACCGAAACGAAGTAG
- a CDS encoding MSMEG_4193 family putative phosphomutase, giving the protein MTADIPSAPAPPSKPESTLLLLVRHGETPTTGMVLPGRAPGLHLSDRGRVQAERVAERLTGLPVDAVYSSPLERTRETAEPTAAGFGVEVREEAGLVECDFGEWTGAALSELAGLPEWQSVQHNPSAFRFPDGESFQEMQARIVGALEVLGTAHAGGVVVCFSHADPIKAAVAHALGTPLDLFQRIVISPGSVSAISFSDGQEPAVLTVNSTSEPLSGLRAS; this is encoded by the coding sequence ATGACAGCAGATATACCGTCGGCCCCCGCACCGCCGTCGAAACCGGAGAGCACGCTCCTCCTTCTGGTGCGCCACGGGGAAACACCCACCACGGGCATGGTGCTGCCGGGCCGGGCACCGGGACTTCACCTGTCCGACCGTGGGCGGGTCCAGGCCGAGCGGGTCGCGGAACGGCTGACGGGCCTGCCGGTGGATGCCGTCTACTCCTCGCCGCTGGAGCGCACCCGCGAGACGGCTGAGCCGACTGCTGCCGGCTTTGGCGTTGAGGTGCGGGAGGAGGCCGGCCTGGTCGAATGCGACTTCGGCGAGTGGACCGGCGCGGCGCTCTCGGAACTGGCTGGCCTGCCGGAATGGCAGAGCGTGCAGCACAACCCGTCGGCCTTCCGCTTCCCCGACGGCGAGAGCTTCCAGGAGATGCAAGCGCGGATCGTCGGTGCGCTGGAGGTGCTGGGAACAGCGCACGCCGGGGGCGTCGTCGTCTGTTTTTCCCACGCCGACCCAATCAAGGCGGCCGTCGCCCACGCCCTGGGCACGCCCCTGGACCTTTTCCAGCGGATCGTCATCAGCCCGGGGTCGGTCTCGGCGATCTCCTTTTCGGACGGCCAGGAGCCCGCAGTGCTCACGGTGAATTCGACGTCCGAGCCGCTGAGCGGGCTGCGGGCGTCCTGA
- a CDS encoding aldehyde dehydrogenase translates to MSVERRYNHFINGEFVPPSSGDYFDSTNPATLDVLYQAARGNAADVEMAVSAASAAFENPSWRNLSQTKRGHLLRRLGDLVGEHADELARMESQDNGKLLREMRAQLASMPEYYYYYAGLADKIQGDTIPGSTPAILNYTLREPLGVVGAITPWNSPLTLTTSKLAPALAAGNTIVIKPSEYTSATVLRLAALADEAGFPAGVINVVTGFGAEAGAALVDDARLAKISFTGSTSTGARIASSTASRFIGSTLELGGKSPNIVFEDADVTNAAMGVVAGIFAAAGQTCIAGSRVFAHKSVYDELLERVANRARSIVIGDPLLDATELGPLAFQDQRDKVASYVDLGVSEGATILTGGGRPNIPLGGYFFEPTVLTDVDNSMRVVREEIFGPVAAIMPFETEEEVLRLANDTEYGLAAGVWTTNLARAHRMASRLEAGTVWVNTYRAMSPASPREGFKASGVGVEHGIESIREYTRLKSIWINTDESPIADPFIMRS, encoded by the coding sequence ATGTCCGTTGAACGCCGCTACAACCACTTCATCAACGGGGAATTTGTCCCGCCGTCGTCCGGCGACTACTTCGACAGCACCAACCCGGCGACCCTCGACGTGCTGTACCAGGCCGCACGGGGCAACGCTGCCGACGTCGAAATGGCTGTCTCAGCGGCATCCGCAGCCTTCGAGAACCCCAGCTGGCGGAACCTGAGCCAGACCAAGCGCGGGCACCTGCTCCGCCGGCTCGGTGACCTGGTCGGTGAGCACGCCGATGAGCTCGCCCGGATGGAAAGCCAGGACAACGGCAAGCTCCTGCGGGAGATGCGGGCGCAGCTGGCGTCCATGCCGGAGTATTACTACTACTACGCCGGGCTGGCCGACAAGATCCAGGGCGACACCATCCCCGGTTCCACGCCGGCCATCCTCAACTACACGCTCCGCGAACCGCTGGGCGTGGTGGGTGCCATCACGCCGTGGAACTCACCGCTGACGCTGACCACCAGCAAGCTGGCACCAGCCCTCGCGGCCGGCAACACCATTGTCATCAAACCATCCGAATACACCTCAGCCACCGTCCTCCGGCTGGCCGCGCTTGCCGACGAGGCAGGGTTCCCGGCCGGCGTGATCAACGTGGTCACGGGCTTTGGCGCAGAAGCCGGTGCGGCTCTCGTGGACGACGCGCGCCTGGCCAAGATCTCGTTTACCGGCAGCACCAGCACCGGCGCGCGGATCGCCTCGTCCACGGCATCGCGCTTCATCGGCTCCACCCTGGAGCTGGGCGGCAAGTCACCGAACATCGTATTCGAGGATGCGGACGTCACCAATGCGGCCATGGGTGTTGTGGCAGGCATCTTCGCCGCGGCAGGCCAGACCTGCATCGCGGGAAGCCGCGTCTTCGCCCACAAGTCCGTCTACGACGAACTGCTGGAACGCGTCGCGAACCGTGCCCGCAGCATCGTGATCGGCGACCCGCTGCTCGACGCCACCGAGCTTGGCCCGCTGGCGTTCCAGGACCAGCGGGACAAGGTGGCCAGCTACGTTGACCTGGGCGTCTCGGAGGGCGCCACCATCCTGACCGGCGGCGGCCGCCCCAACATTCCGCTCGGCGGGTACTTCTTCGAGCCCACCGTGCTGACCGACGTCGACAATTCCATGCGCGTGGTGCGCGAGGAGATCTTCGGCCCGGTCGCGGCGATCATGCCCTTCGAAACCGAGGAAGAGGTGCTCCGGCTCGCCAACGACACCGAGTACGGCCTCGCCGCCGGCGTCTGGACCACCAATCTGGCGCGGGCACACCGGATGGCCAGCCGGCTGGAGGCAGGAACGGTGTGGGTCAACACCTACCGCGCCATGTCCCCGGCGTCCCCGCGCGAAGGGTTCAAGGCCAGCGGCGTCGGCGTGGAGCACGGCATCGAAAGCATCCGCGAGTACACCAGGCTCAAGAGCATCTGGATCAACACGGACGAGTCCCCCATCGCCGATCCCTTCATCATGAGGAGTTGA
- a CDS encoding NAD-dependent succinate-semialdehyde dehydrogenase, with translation MTTEREAGLLASVPTGLLINGEWRDASGGGTFDVEDPATGEVLATLASATSEDALAALDAADAVQATWARTAPRERAEILRRAFELVTGRAEDFALLMTLEMGKPLAEARGEVAYAAEFLRWFAEEAVRDYGRYLTTPEGKNKILVQHKPVGPCLLITPWNFPLAMATRKVAPAVAAGCTMVLKPAKLTPLTSQLFAQVMIEAGLPAGVLNVVSSSSASSISGPLLRDSRLRKVSFTGSTPVGKQLMAEASRNVLRTSMELGGNAPFIVFEDADLDKAVQGAMAAKMRNMGEACTAANRFLVHESVAQEFTAKFAGAMKALRPGRGTESGVTVGPLIDGGARKDVHALVEDAVTAGATVVTGGAPVDGAGYFYQPTVLAGVANTAEILRTEIFGPVAPITTFVTEEQAIAMANSTEYGLAAYLYSRDFNRLLRVSERIEFGMVGFNAGVISNAAAPFGGVKQSGLGREGGSEGIAEYTTTQYIGIADPYA, from the coding sequence ATGACCACCGAACGTGAGGCCGGACTGCTGGCATCAGTTCCCACCGGGCTGCTGATCAACGGCGAATGGCGCGACGCCTCCGGCGGCGGCACGTTCGACGTCGAAGACCCGGCAACCGGGGAAGTCCTGGCCACGCTGGCCTCGGCCACCAGCGAGGACGCGCTCGCCGCGCTCGATGCAGCGGACGCCGTCCAAGCGACCTGGGCACGGACCGCCCCGCGCGAACGGGCCGAGATCCTGCGCAGGGCGTTCGAGCTGGTGACCGGGCGCGCCGAGGACTTTGCCCTGCTGATGACCCTGGAAATGGGCAAGCCGCTCGCCGAGGCGCGGGGCGAGGTGGCCTATGCTGCCGAGTTCCTGCGGTGGTTCGCCGAAGAGGCGGTGCGCGATTATGGCCGCTATCTGACCACCCCCGAGGGCAAGAACAAGATCCTGGTGCAGCACAAGCCGGTGGGACCGTGCCTGCTGATCACGCCGTGGAACTTCCCGCTGGCGATGGCCACCCGCAAGGTGGCGCCCGCCGTAGCGGCCGGATGCACCATGGTGCTCAAGCCGGCAAAGCTTACCCCGCTGACCTCGCAGCTTTTTGCGCAGGTGATGATCGAGGCTGGGCTGCCGGCCGGGGTGCTGAACGTCGTCTCGTCGTCGTCGGCTTCATCCATCTCCGGTCCCCTGCTAAGGGATTCCCGCCTGCGGAAAGTCTCCTTCACAGGTTCGACGCCGGTAGGCAAGCAGCTGATGGCGGAGGCGTCCCGGAACGTGCTGCGCACCTCGATGGAGCTCGGCGGCAACGCCCCGTTCATTGTGTTCGAGGACGCCGACCTGGACAAGGCAGTGCAGGGCGCGATGGCGGCCAAAATGCGGAACATGGGGGAGGCCTGCACCGCCGCCAACCGGTTCCTGGTGCACGAGTCCGTTGCGCAGGAGTTCACGGCCAAGTTCGCCGGGGCGATGAAGGCACTCCGCCCCGGCCGCGGCACCGAATCCGGCGTCACGGTGGGACCGCTGATCGACGGCGGCGCGCGCAAGGACGTCCACGCCCTCGTGGAGGACGCTGTCACTGCCGGTGCAACTGTCGTGACCGGCGGCGCGCCCGTGGATGGCGCCGGCTACTTCTACCAGCCCACGGTCCTGGCGGGCGTCGCCAACACCGCGGAGATCCTGCGCACCGAGATCTTCGGCCCGGTGGCGCCGATCACCACGTTCGTCACGGAGGAACAGGCCATCGCCATGGCCAACTCCACCGAGTACGGCCTCGCCGCGTACCTGTACAGCCGCGACTTCAACCGGCTCCTGCGCGTGTCCGAACGGATCGAGTTCGGCATGGTCGGCTTCAACGCGGGTGTCATCTCGAACGCCGCGGCACCCTTCGGCGGGGTGAAGCAGTCCGGCCTGGGGCGTGAAGGCGGCTCCGAAGGCATCGCGGAGTACACCACCACTCAGTACATCGGCATCGCAGACCCCTACGCGTAG
- a CDS encoding flavin reductase, which produces MQQTLEPLITSAWLAAWDKGDLDALDGLVAAGYTRTSKATGATVDLAGLKSEIAAVREAFPDLRTTVDDVVEGDGTVAVFWTSTGTHTNEYLGVPATGLTVQTRGSNILVLEDGRIVRESVTWDGSELLAGLGIRPLRGIAAPAVSDGDDFPELDPDLMKAFNRQFITGVTVVTTKEGETPKGLAANSYCSVSLEPPLVLVCVQKTSSTYPALFSSSHLGINILGTEQLDTVKVFASKAADKFAELDWHEGPKGSPLLDGSAASLEAEIQERFQAKTHTVFICRVRHAETSSTAPMVYKAGRFFDGAELAQL; this is translated from the coding sequence ATGCAACAGACCTTGGAACCGCTCATCACATCGGCTTGGCTCGCGGCCTGGGACAAGGGAGACCTTGATGCCCTCGATGGCCTCGTCGCCGCCGGCTACACGCGCACCAGCAAGGCGACGGGTGCAACTGTCGACCTCGCTGGCCTCAAGTCAGAGATCGCCGCGGTCCGGGAAGCATTCCCCGACCTGCGCACCACGGTCGATGACGTCGTCGAAGGGGACGGCACCGTCGCCGTCTTCTGGACCTCCACCGGCACGCACACCAATGAATACCTTGGAGTTCCGGCAACGGGACTCACCGTCCAGACCCGGGGTTCGAACATCCTGGTCCTCGAGGACGGGAGGATCGTCAGGGAATCAGTGACCTGGGACGGCAGCGAACTGCTCGCCGGCCTCGGCATCCGGCCCCTGCGCGGCATCGCGGCGCCCGCCGTTTCCGACGGCGACGACTTCCCGGAACTCGACCCGGACCTGATGAAGGCCTTCAACCGGCAGTTCATCACCGGCGTTACCGTCGTGACCACCAAGGAAGGCGAAACCCCCAAGGGGCTCGCGGCCAACTCCTACTGCTCTGTCTCGCTCGAACCGCCGCTGGTGCTCGTTTGCGTCCAGAAGACGTCCAGCACCTACCCTGCGCTTTTCTCCTCGAGCCACCTCGGCATCAACATCCTGGGGACTGAACAGCTGGACACGGTGAAGGTCTTCGCCTCGAAGGCCGCGGACAAGTTCGCCGAGCTCGACTGGCATGAAGGGCCTAAGGGAAGCCCCCTCCTGGACGGCTCTGCAGCTTCCCTGGAGGCCGAAATCCAGGAACGGTTCCAAGCCAAGACCCACACGGTCTTCATCTGCCGGGTCCGCCATGCGGAAACCAGCAGCACCGCACCCATGGTCTACAAGGCCGGACGGTTCTTCGACGGCGCTGAACTCGCCCAACTCTAA
- a CDS encoding cytosine permease: MSPETMSAAENSVAEDRGYRDSLTKIEPYGIEHIPDVERHGKPRSQFFLWFAAGMNFPIVVLGFSATYFGLPFWAAVLAIVLAGVTSSAGMGYLSAMGVRLGVPQQMQGRGPLGFIGNLFPVAYVNVFAGIGWAAVTVILGGQAIALLTDIPFWVSSLILMGIQLGVAVIGYNLIHFLQRILSFVLVVGFVFITIVAAANGKVINTANESAPGFDGIGGWIIFFGWFFSFIVAWMPFASDYSRYLPNTPGNRRGAGWATMSGNFVTLVWMGILGTLLGSTTTASDSIGALKELMGPWAAVGLGVVALSSFTQNFLNVYGGAISIQTMGVPVKRHTAVVFICVASYLVALWGQTGFNSGFTAFLNLTAYCIAPYVAVLVCDYLFGGRRTERGLRELFDKSRKFEWGFVAWAAGVVLSSPFWMSSIYTGPIAAAFPQIGDLSYYVGAAVAAGVYFATHRRQRLSGREMLDRSAAAQTL; the protein is encoded by the coding sequence ATGAGCCCAGAAACCATGAGCGCCGCCGAAAACAGCGTCGCCGAAGACCGCGGTTACCGCGACAGCCTCACCAAAATCGAGCCCTACGGCATCGAGCACATCCCCGACGTCGAACGCCACGGGAAGCCCCGCTCCCAGTTCTTCCTCTGGTTCGCCGCGGGAATGAACTTCCCCATCGTCGTCCTCGGCTTCAGCGCCACCTACTTCGGCCTTCCGTTCTGGGCCGCAGTCCTGGCCATCGTCCTCGCCGGCGTGACCTCCTCGGCAGGCATGGGATACCTGTCGGCCATGGGAGTCCGGCTGGGCGTTCCCCAGCAGATGCAGGGCCGGGGACCGCTCGGTTTCATCGGCAACCTGTTCCCCGTGGCCTACGTGAACGTGTTCGCCGGCATCGGCTGGGCCGCCGTGACAGTCATCCTCGGAGGCCAGGCCATCGCCCTGCTGACCGACATTCCGTTCTGGGTCTCCTCCCTGATCCTCATGGGCATCCAGCTCGGCGTGGCGGTCATCGGCTACAACCTGATCCACTTCCTGCAGCGCATCCTGTCGTTCGTCCTGGTGGTCGGCTTCGTGTTCATCACCATCGTGGCAGCGGCCAACGGAAAAGTGATCAACACCGCCAACGAATCCGCCCCGGGCTTTGACGGGATCGGCGGCTGGATCATCTTCTTCGGCTGGTTCTTCTCCTTCATCGTGGCGTGGATGCCGTTCGCGTCCGACTACTCCCGCTACCTGCCCAACACTCCCGGCAACCGGCGCGGCGCCGGCTGGGCCACCATGTCCGGCAACTTCGTCACCCTCGTCTGGATGGGCATCCTGGGCACCCTGCTCGGATCGACCACCACCGCCTCCGACAGCATCGGTGCGCTCAAGGAGCTCATGGGCCCCTGGGCCGCCGTCGGCCTCGGCGTCGTCGCACTGTCCTCCTTCACCCAGAACTTCCTGAACGTCTACGGCGGCGCCATCTCCATCCAGACCATGGGCGTCCCCGTGAAGCGCCATACCGCCGTCGTCTTCATCTGCGTCGCTTCCTACCTCGTGGCGCTGTGGGGCCAGACGGGATTCAACAGCGGCTTCACCGCCTTCCTCAACCTGACCGCCTACTGCATCGCCCCGTATGTCGCCGTCCTGGTGTGCGACTACCTGTTCGGCGGCCGGCGCACCGAACGTGGCCTGCGCGAGCTCTTCGACAAGAGCCGGAAGTTCGAATGGGGCTTCGTGGCCTGGGCCGCCGGCGTCGTTCTCTCCTCCCCGTTCTGGATGTCCTCGATCTACACCGGCCCCATCGCGGCCGCCTTCCCGCAGATCGGTGACCTGTCCTACTACGTCGGTGCCGCCGTCGCAGCGGGTGTCTACTTCGCCACCCACCGGCGCCAGCGACTCTCCGGACGGGAAATGCTCGACCGCAGCGCCGCCGCCCAGACCCTGTGA